A part of Drosophila willistoni isolate 14030-0811.24 unplaced genomic scaffold, UCI_dwil_1.1 Seg143.1, whole genome shotgun sequence genomic DNA contains:
- the LOC6648860 gene encoding uncharacterized PE-PGRS family protein PE_PGRS54: protein MSFVITIFYILVAEAQFGGFGGGGFFQPQPQQYYQPQPQQYYQQQPQAYRPGGRAGSVSKANTNAYERQVDLGNNLEYTQGVSNSRAVTKQNGQRLVSNSQAQTNDLSLGGLQLGNTVTRTRTNANGAVSQGIADQFRVGNVGLGASLSPTNLQQGLGLQRGANGDVRLGLGLLSFDLNPHVQNSNTLSQAQVNAQGKGARAGSNSNTQSNTQQYGNGISVTDTRTNSNAYGRTRNGQTSATAGGFGGNALTYGQTGQRGQVLQRRRRRPKRRAQYVPFGYPQGGGFGGNFGGFGLDRPRRQFGGGFGGGFGGGGFGGGGFGGGGFGGGPGFGFGGGGGPEFGGGGGPQEFGSQQQQGGNRKKNKNQAHGNANAQGGPGFNQQASTNNHASNGDTGSSSIGSNIAQDGSSGQVSSANTNTHSSHTAQGIDDSQNSQSQALNFRPGEQQAANANANTHHTQTGNKDTYTSNSGSSSTNNNQFGTATNTANTNSQVTRDGDTGQQDASSDASSQSIFQGNQGQGNAAANTNAQTSSQRGPNGFVSNSASSSATATSENGQSANANANANAGGAGGFNGANAGANGGGFPGGGGGGGANANSNAYGGFGGFGFFGLRSRAQQQVRLQRWQRPSSGSTTTTTTTTTTNRVNDNFEYLYINHSSRLEDLGTSSAPINTSVDTFAQFDSSQRQGRTFGTIYDWIVSLFSSSCVSPCTLDAFQQQKCCETYVVGQPLGPPPPPPPPPPPQSCCGPVRPYPPPPPPPPPPPPAAYPAYPPIVPNKNTPVMVVATPINCCTVCTYTYYGPPPCGRFSGNNNNNNNNYNNDSGDNKKVTIYIPPPYYG from the exons ccGAAGCACAATTTGGTGGCTTTGGAGGCGGAGGTTTCTTCCAGCCTCAGCCGCAGCAATATTATCAGCCTCAGCCGCAGCAATACTATCAGCAGCAACCCCAAGCCTACCGTCCTGGCGGAAGGGCTGGATCCGTATCGAAGGCCAACACAAATGCCTATGAGAGGCAAGTGGACTTGGGCAATAACTTGGAGTACACCCAAGGTGTGTCCAATTCTCGAGCTGTGACCAAACAGAATGGCCAGCGCCTTGTCTCCAATAGTCAAGCGCAGACGAACGATCTGTCCTTGGGTGGCCTGCAGTTGGGCAACACTGTGACACGGACCCGGACAAATGCGAATGGAGCCGTCTCGCAGGGCATAGCCGATCAGTTCCGTGTGGGCAATGTCGGGCTAGGCGCCTCACTGTCACCCACGAACTTGCAACAGGGATTGGGCTTGCAGCGCGGAGCCAATGGTGATGTGCGCCTTGGCCTGGGACTGCTCAGTTTCGATTTGAATCCCCATGTCCAGAACTCGAACACTCTGTCTCAGGCTCAAGTGAATGCCCAGGGCAAGGGAGCGCGAGCGGGCTCAAACAGTAATACCCAATCGAATACCCAGCAGTATGGCAATGGAATCAGTGTGACGGACACACGTACCAATTCGAATGCCTACGGACGTACACGAAATGGCCAGACATCAGCCACGGCCGGTGGTTTCGGTGGCAATGCATTGACCTATGGACAAACTGGACAAAGAGGACAAGTGCTTCaacgtcgtcgtcgccgtccCAAGCGTCGTGCCCAATATGTGCCATTTGGCTATCCTCAGGGTGGTGGATTCGGAGGCAACTTTGGAGGCTTCGGCCTAGATCGTCCACGTCGTCAATTCGGAGGAGGTTTCGGAGGTGGATTCGGCGGCGGTGGTTTCGGTGGCGGCGGCTTCGGTGGCGGCGGCTTTGGAGGCGGTCCGGGTTTTGGctttggtggtggtggcggccCCGAAttcggtggtggtggtggaccCCAAGAATTTGGCtcacagcagcaacagggTGGTAACCGCAAGAAGAACAAGAATCAAGCTCATGGTAATGCCAATGCCCAGGGTGGCCCCGGGTTCAATCAGCAGGCATCGACCAATAATCATGCCAGTAATGGTGATACGGGCTCAAGCAGCATTGGATCGAATATAGCTCAAGATGGCAGTAGTGGTCAG GTGAGCTCTGCGAATACCAACACGCATAGCAGCCACACGGCCCAGGGCATTGACGATTCGCAGAACTCGCAGAGTCAGGCGCTCAATTTCCGTCCGGGTGAGCAACAGGCAGCGAATGCCAATGCCAATACACATCACACACAAACGGGCAATAAGGATACATATACCTCGAACAGCGGTTCCAGTTCGACGAATAATAATCAATTTGGCACCGCCACAAATACGGCCAACACCAATTCACAGGTGACACGCGATGGCGACACTGGCCAGCAAGATGCCAGTAGCGACGCCAGCAGTCAGTCAATATTCCAGGGCAACCAGGGTCAAGGCAATGCGGCGGCCAATACAAATGCCCAAACCAGCTCGCAACGCGGTCCAAATGGATTTGTCTCCAATTCGGCATCGAGCAGCGCAACTGCCACAAGCGAAAATGGCCAATCGGCtaatgccaatgccaatgccaatgcgggtggtgctggtggtttCAATGGAGCCAATGCGGGTGCCAACGGCGGTGGTTTCCcaggcggcggcggcggtggtggagCGAATGCCAACAGCAATGCCTACGGTGGTTTCGGCGGCTTTGGCTTCTTTGGCC TGCGTTCTCGGGCTCAGCAACAAGTGCGCTTGCAACGTTGGCAACGACCAAGCAGCGGCAGCACCACCACAACCACCACCACTACAACCACCAACCGTGTGAACGACAACTTTGAGTATTTATACATCAATCACTCGTCGAGATTGGAGGATCTTGGAACTTCTTCAGCGCCCATCAACACATCCGTTGATACGTTTGCTCAATTCGATAGCAGCCAGCGACAGGGAAGGACATTCGGGACCATCTATGACTGGATTGTCAGTCTCTTTTCGTCTTCCTGTGTGAGTCCTTGTACTCTCGATGCATTTCAGCAACAAAAATGCTGTGAAACATATGTGGTCGGCCAACCGTTAGGCCCCCCACCTCCAcccccaccaccacctccGCCACAATCCTGCTGTGGTCCTGTGCGTCCTTATCCACCGCctccgccaccgccaccgccaccgccgccagCTGCTTATCCTGCCTATCCACCGATTGTGCCCAACAAAAATACGCCCGTTATGGTTGTGGCTACGCCCATTAATTGTTGCACTGTCTGCACGTATACTTACTATGGCCCTCCGCCATGTGGAAGATtcagcggcaacaacaacaacaataacaataattacAACAACGACAGCGGAGATAACAAAAAGGTAACGATCTATATTCCACCTCCATACTATGGATAG
- the LOC6648861 gene encoding uncharacterized protein LOC6648861, whose translation MAIKLFALLAIGMAMLVAVSDARHVPGHRVHRYHPNQQSQRALIAKPHAAQTRVFPGAVAIKKLVLLKFKKIVPISLILLKSSNDNEAELVPVYPTDQIPENVQFIPTPNGISGHKDVQAIAIPSELHDQLQINGLSNLENIEALLQSSSISGADNESAVEGAEGPVVLGNSIAVAQPEDQPLEQPENDEDQLLDGTPVATPAVAAAPALRRLSADELLRSGVRNSAKQQQTSVEEIPLLLYSATDGGSISPAAVASGSQGRRYVAATPARRRHQSFY comes from the exons ATGGCAATTAAGTTATTTGCCCTCTTGGCCATCGGCATGGCTATGCTGGTCGCTGTCAGTGATG cTCGCCATGTGCCCGGCCATCGGGTCCATCGCTATCATCCGAACCAGCAATCGCAGCGTGCCCTAATCGCAAAGCCCCATGCAGCACAGACCCGTGTGTTCCCCGGAGCGGTAGCCATTAAGAAGTTGGTACTGCTGAAATTCAAAAAGATCGTTCCAATCTCTTTGATCCTGCTGAAGTCCAGCAACGACAATGAGGCCGAACTGGTGCCTGTGTATCCCACCGATCAGATTCCCGAGAATGTTCAATTCATTCCCACGCCCAATGGCATTTCGGGACACAAGGACGTTCAGGCCATAGCCATACCCAGTGAATTGCATGACCAGCTCCAGATCAATGGATTGTCCAACTTGGAGAACATCGAAGCTTTGCTGCAGAGTAGTTCGATTTCGGGAGCGGACAACGAGAGTGCCGTGGAGGGCGCTGAGGGACCAGTAGTGTTGGGTAACAGCATTGCAGTGGCCCAGCCCGAGGATCAGCCTCTTGAGCAACCCGAAAATGATGAGGATCAGCTGCTCGATGGAACCCCAGTTGCCACTCCCGCTGTGGCTGCAGCTCCCGCCCTGCGTCGCTTGTCGGCCGATGAACTATTGCGTTCGGGTGTCCGCAATTCGGCTAAACAGCAGCAGACCAGTGTTGAGGAGATCCCCTTGCTCTTGTACTCCGCCACCGATGGAGGATCAATTTCTCCAGCCGCTGTTGCCAGCGGTAGCCAGGGACGTCGCTATGTGGCCGCCACACCAGCGCGTCGTCGCCATCAGTCATTCTACTAG
- the LOC6648862 gene encoding probable basic-leucine zipper transcription factor N, which yields MGKLLLCLSLALVILASATVQAETMKTKSSEATASTSSTVATVTEAPVVEQSTESPIADMALIESITPTEKTPVAGSSSEELVKQLTTEEKSDPQPHTVADFIIHPLIAFKPRQNGPIEEGKQASSATPAPATTWLFGMNPAQGLGSSFSTLAGSVSGWFNDRLAAAGQQLPGLVDTPVRESSTTSSSTTTTTQRPDIVVRLQQRPQRRQPVNANFNGNGNRNGNGNRNGNVNVNGNGNRRRQQQKPNRFNNRPNRLDSLEDDDEFYYDDDDEFYPNQHFDDDEEDDVDVNAQNDDDNEDEAAAVANNDDEDLDDQASVEEKPVKKQRKQPVNQRRKFSAPQTVSNKRRNQQKPQNFALLEEDDENEDFDDAEDDDDDADADSAEETNNAPSFFYGQSTRRSQNQPNFIQRGQQSIISQIRQFTRGQTPAELGTTLRRTQSSNGGSSSGAHTKASRRPQQTTFLLNRNGQTVYVAPELLNYPYAYGAGSASPVKRQRPNVQSSFPQPPLTVPVRRGPGRPTQYITIPWSQLGLSPPDQQSIVSLAEGLQAQPLILNIPQSAITSSTSGSASQKTQKKKQRPQLTAAAVPLLADASLMDIFQPPQIPPSRTGTTSNKQPILIAAKPVKANGGATAAATSTGLLPTRIRPGTIVEKAPAVAEAMPEKQSSPSEQPAAAAATAGEVASSSTTTEVLPAAGGAVEPQEQYIIVGNDDEPGLSRQAAVQPAFGDARYVSYGDFHPYFDYRPQNRRFALRKTGRQLNQDDEQDEDLE from the exons aTGGGCAAACTTTTGCTATGCCTAAGCCTGGCTCTGGTCATCTTGGCCTCAGCCACGGTCCAGGCTGAGACGATGAAGACGAAGTCTAGCGAAGCAACAGCCTCAACATCATCGACAGTGGCAACTGTGACCGAAGCCCCCGTAGTGGAGCAATCCACCGAGTCACCCATTGCGGATATGGCGTTGATTG AAAGCATCACGCCCACTGAGAAGACGCCCGTGGCGGGCTCCTCAAGCGAGGAGCTAGTGAAGCAGCTAACGACCGAGGAGAAGAGTGACCCTCAACCTCATACAGTGGCTGATTTCATAATCCATCCATTGATTGCCTTTAAGCCGCGTCAAAATGGCCCCATCGAAGAGGGTAAACAGGCATCGTCGGCCACACCGGCGCCGGCCACCACCTGGTTGTTTGGCATGAATCCTGCCCAGGGCTTGGGTTCATCGTTCTCTACATTGGCCGGATCCGTTTCTGGTTGGTTTAACGATCGTCTGGCGGCAGCTGGACAACAATTGCCCGGTCTTGTTGATACACCAGTGCGTGAATccagcaccaccagcagcTCAACCACAACCACCACCCAGAGGCCAGATATAGTGGTTAGATTGCAGCAGCGACCACAGAGACGTCAGCCGGTGAATGCCAATttcaatggcaatggcaatcgCAATGGCAATGGTAATCGCAATGGCAATGTCAATgtcaatggcaatggcaatcgTCGTCGTCAGCAACAGAAACCGAATCGTTTCAACAATCGTCCTAATCGTCTTGACTCTTTggaggatgatgatgagttttactatgatgatgatgatgaattcTATCCCAATCAACATTTCGATGACGATGAGGAAGATGATGTCGATGTAAATGCCCAAaacgatgatgataatgagGATGAGGCAGCTGCTGTCGCCAATAATGACGACGAAGATTTGGACGATCAAGCTTCCGTGGAAGAGAAGCCCGTGAAGAAGCAACGCAAACAGCCAGTGAATCAACGTCGCAAGTTCTCCGCTCCTCAAACGGTAAGCAACAAGCGTCGCAATCAACAGAAGCCACAGAACTTCGCCTTGCTCGAGGAAGATGATGAGAACGAGGATTTCGATGATgctgaggatgatgatgatgatgccgaTGCCGACTCCGCAGAGGAAACTAATAATGCTCCAAGTTTCTTTTATGGCCAGTCCACTAGACGTTCGCAAAATCAACCGAATTTCATTCAACGCGGCCAACAGAGCATCATCAGTCAGATCCGTCAGTTTACACGCGGCCAAACACCCGCTGAACTAGGCACTACATTGCGTAGGACACAATCTTCGAACGGAGGATCATCATCTGGTGCTCACACCAAGGCATCCCGTCGTCCACAGCAGACAACATTTCTATTGAATCGTAATGGCCAGACTGTTTATGTGGCACCCGAACTGCTAAACTATCCCTATGCCTATGGTGCTGGTTCCGCTTCACCGGTGAAGAGACAACGACCCAATGTGCAATCGTCATTCCCCCAGCCTCCTCTAACCGTGCCAGTGCGTCGTGGACCAGGTCGCCCCACACAATACATTACGATACCGTGGAGTCAATTGGGTCTCTCACCACCCGATCAGCAATCGATTGTCTCCTTGGCCGAAGGTCTACAGGCTCAGCCCTTGATTCTGAATATTCCACAAAGCGCCATCACTAGCTCCACCAGTGGCTCTGCGAGTCAAAAGACCCAAAAGAAGAAGCAACGTCCTCAGTTGACTGCAGCTGCAGTGCCTCTACTTGCCGATGCCTCGCTCATGGACATCTTCCAGCCACCCCAAATCCCACCATCGCGGACGGGAACGACCAGCAACAAGCAGCCCATTCTGATTGCCGCCAAGCCAGTGAAGGCCAATGGTGGAGCAACTGCAGCCGCCACTTCCACAGGACTATTGCCCACACGCATTCGTCCCGGCACCATAGTGGAGAAGGCTCCAGCTGTGGCCGAGGCTATGCCCGAGAAGCAATCATCTCCCAGCGagcagccagcagcagcagcagcgacagcAGGAGAGGTGGCTTCTTCTTCCACCACCACAGAAGTATTGCCAGCGGCTGGGGGCGCAGTGGAGCCACAGGAACAATATATCATTGTGGGCAATGACGATGAGCCCGGCTTATCGCGCCAGGCCGCCGTTCAACCCGCCTTTGGCGATGCTCGCTATGTGTCCTATGGCGATTTCCATCCCTACTTCGATTATCGGCCTCAGAATCGACGATTTGCCTTGCGCAAAACTGGACGCCAATTGAACCAGGACGATGAGCAGGATGAGGATCTGGAATAG
- the LOC6648863 gene encoding uncharacterized protein LOC6648863 — translation MNKTFTDSISNADTTPLDNGYAVDDNSTREIIDEFTWPQVLVTLSSGLFLLLCDVIAHITVLIITVVISRRCLNLKLQRTGEHAFYCTLAFVSFTSESLIISHCWWMLDLIGKRNCDLVHIALGLMALCIGLLGISVEIYRRRFKSLKHLQTKVNPPVVHLTTHGALGFGGCILSAVCLATGVALLFFSNLPLHLTHRFCGLLGFVVLMFCQWHAYNTEYIRRHWRFQTIRLLKWTTLVATITSSIFEFKAITRDIVFLLPKEIFETIAVHDAPTHANQD, via the coding sequence ATGAATAAAACGTTTACCGATTCCATATCTAATGCGGACACCACTCCACTTGACAACGGATACGCTGTGGATGATAATTCAACACGGGAGATTATTGATGAATTCACCTGGCCTCAAGTTCTGGTAACCCTTTCGAGTGGCTTGTTCCTCCTATTATGTGATGTGATTGCTCACATTACCGTGCTAATTATTACCGTGGTCATAAGCCGCAGGTGTCTGAATTTAAAACTACAACGAACTGGCGAGCATGCGTTCTACTGTACGTTGGCTTTTGTGTCGTTTACCAGCGAATCGCTAATTATAAGCCATTGTTGGTGGATGTTGGATTTGATTGGCAAACGTAATTGCGATCTGGTTCACATTGCCCTGGGCCTAATGGCGCTTTGTATCGGATTGCTAGGCATCAGTGTGGAGATATATCGCAGGCGTTTCAAATCGCTGAAGCACTTGCAAACTAAGGTCAATCCACCTGTCGTCCATCTAACCACACATGGGGCATTGGGTTTCGGTGGCTGTATCCTCAGTGCCGTTTGCTTGGCCACTGGAGTGGCGCTACTCTTTTTCAGCAATCTGCCATTGCATCTAACGCATCGATTCTGCGGTCTCTTGGGATTTGTCGTATTAATGTTTTGCCAATGGCATGCCTATAACACGGAATACATTCGTCGACATTGGCGTTTTCAAACCATTCGGCTCCTCAAATGGACCACACTGGTGGCAACAATAACATCGTCCATTTTTGAGTTTAAGGCGATCACCCGGGacattgtgtttttattgcccaaagaaatatttgaaacCATTGCCGTCCATGACGCGCCAACTCATGCCAATCAGGATTAA
- the LOC6648864 gene encoding SAGA-associated factor 73: protein MSKLSCLFVLLSCCSLLAWAEPRLQQQQLQQQLKLKQFNQMSSTQHPYLFLTIPRGRANAGAVVQGFEIVEEPEDDDDNELDDQLDLAHNDDDLDDDNDDDEDALADDDEHEESQMNRQHNKFARHGQLVFLNAANPDNDVDDDSDDVDEPVVPVLRKAPSANSAKLTQAKPTQMMVARDQAGAIMVPDGIIEIEGQSVVDEKTGKAALLVPRAALDAIPDGAVVALMERSAVIDPTNGDREEERANRVTVRRRKTGGRRNVRLRRRGGNNSNRRRRVNGGNRRRGGGNRRRNVRVVRPGRGGSGGGQRRRRRNGQVVLQG, encoded by the coding sequence ATGTCCAAACtcagttgtttgtttgtgCTACTGAGTTGTTGCTCTCTGTTGGCCTGGGCAGAGCCACGCcttcagcagcagcagctgcagcagcagctcaaGTTGAAGCAGTTCAATCAAATGTCCTCAACTCAGCATCCGTATCTATTTCTAACCATACCACGTGGTCGAGCCAATGCGGGGGCTGTGGTCCAAGGTTTCGAGATTGTCGAAGAGCCCGAGGATGACGACGATAATGAACTTGATGACCAATTGGACTTGGCCcacaatgatgatgatctcGACGATgataatgacgatgatgaagaCGCCCTTGCTGACGATGACGAACATGAAGAATCACAGATGAACCGGCAACATAATAAATTCGCCCGCCACGGTCAGTTGGTGTTCCTTAATGCTGCCAACCCTGATAACGATGTGGACGACGATTCGGACGATGTGGATGAACCAGTTGTTCCCGTCTTGCGCAAGGCTCCGTCCGCCAACTCAGCCAAGCTAACCCAGGCCAAGCCCACCCAGATGATGGTGGCCCGCGATCAGGCCGGTGCCATTATGGTGCCCGATGGCATTATCGAAATCGAGGGCCAAAGCGTTGTCGATGAGAAGACGGGCAAAGCTGCCCTCCTAGTCCCACGTGCCGCCCTCGATGCCATACCCGACGGTGCTGTTGTTGCCCTCATGGAACGCTCCGCTGTGATCGATCCCACCAACGGCGATCGTGAAGAGGAGCGCGCCAACCGCGTGACCGTGCGTCGCCGCAAGACCGGAGGACGTCGCAATGTCCGACTCCGTCGTCGTGGTGGCAACAATTCCAATCGTCGTCGCCGTGTCAATGGCGGCAATCGCAGACGCGGTGGTGGCAACCGCCGACGCAATGTTCGAGTTGTTCGTCCTGGACGCGGAGGCTCTGGCGGTGGTCAACGTCGCCGTCGTCGCAACGGTCAGGTTGTGCTTCAGGGCTAG
- the LOC6648865 gene encoding putative protein TPRXL: MHCLLPLSLALMLCALLVEPTEGLGRNAPRQRSQNYRLGLRSSMGRNYYDSIDNDNDDDDYNSEGRFTSSIINKLSSKFGNSSSSSSTPVTTTTVTSPTSTSPTSTSSPTSSPTTSTGTSTATPTSTGTATGRAIQNSNELARNAYDDDEDDDDDNVDVDDNDDEVEGHDDGNDDDDDEFYLVAAPASAIGKQSSSGNGQSLRPTEQQWQQFQMERRTRRRVQQLQRQHNQRIRALARRQRLSDRRNAQRLRRLRRQQRRNSSQRQRRNRNRNKNQRLRRRRQNQQKRRRQQGQRQRRRQRRNNQRRIRQALRRRGRRGRRVIAV; this comes from the exons ATGCATTGTCTATTGCCTTTGAGTCTGGCGCTAATGCTATGCGCCTTGCTAGTGGAACCAACTGAAGGTTTGG GCCGTAATGCGCCGCGCCAACGATCCCAGAATTATCGTTTGGGCCTGCGCTCGTCGATGGGTCGCAATTACTACGATTCTATTGATaatgacaatgatgatgacgattaCAATTCCGAGGGTCGCTTCACCTCATCGATAATAAACAAACTGAGCAGCAAATTTGGTAACTCTTCATCGTCTTCGTCAACACCGGTTACCACGACAACAGTAACATCACCCACCTCAACTTCCCCCACTTCAACATCGTCTCCTACGTCATCACCGACCACTTCTACAGGTACCTCCACCGCCACCCCAACATCAACAGGGACCGCCACGGGTAGAGCGATTCAGAACTCTAACGAATTGGCTCGAAATGCctacgatgatgatgaggacgatgatgatgataatgttgatgtcgatgataatgatgatgaggTTGAGGGTCACGATGATggtaatgatgatgatgatgatgaattcTATTTGGTGGCAGCTCCAGCATCAGCGATCGGCAAGCAATCATCCTCCGGAAACGGTCAAAGTCTGCGACCCACGGAACAGCAATGGCAACAATTCCAAATGGAGAGACGTACTCGGCGTCGTGTCCAGCAATTGCAGAGGCAGCATAACCAACGCATTCGTGCCCTGGCCCGTCGCCAGCGTTTGTCGGACCGTCGTAATGCCCAGCGTTTGCGTCGCCTGAGACGCCAACAGCGTCGCAACAGCTCCCAGCGTCAGCGTCGCAACCGTAATCGCAATAAGAACCAGCGCCTGCGTCGCCGTAGACAGAATCAGCAGAAGCGTCGCCGCCAGCAAGGACAACGCCAACGTCGCCGTCAGCGTCGCAACAACCAGAGACGCATCCGCCAGGCCTTGCGTCGCCGTGGCCGCCGTGGTCGTCGTGTGATTGCTGTGTAA
- the LOC6648866 gene encoding probable WRKY transcription factor protein 1: MHMIKGLVLVVACLAATVIAKPQQHQQGKRGAYKLFAGRQYDELPAQGRLSSTQLTDLINSLKGTSSSTTASSAPTTITTVTSPVSPTTSPTSTSPTTTTSTGTSTSTSTPTATSASSRAYNNDDDDDEFNDDEDNQFEYNGHLAAFNDENDEDNVNAIAGNAARATRNNAQQRRRINKLRRNRRQQKRRQQLQRRRRQQNNQRRRQKQRLQQQRRRHRQQLNKQRQRRNRRQNLRLMQRFRQGNSNRRRLIRPIAYFKGRSFRISAYTNDHLHQVHVARSNGLKSDNLEEDSLLKLRLIKRATDQAEGRSISQLLNLKGSSSCGTSTSTSPTYTTTETSTSVPTASTEIAGLIEPVSSNYEYSDTETERAYNGDNDHQGEFNFDDENELDHNDDDSDDEDEFSDDNSNQLVRVNHDNSGSSSSSNSNAIRRSRPSSHSNNVQVLQDRLTEYEIRRQEDRNKELRNRLRRLRRRTQEMQRRNRRANLAARRYNQSQRRRLAQRNKNARRRLNRRNRRNQRLSQRRNRRNRRRRN; encoded by the exons ATGCATATGATCAAGGGATTAGTTTTGGTGGTCGCCTGTTTGGCAGCCACAGTTATTG CAAAGCcccagcagcatcaacagggCAAACGCGGAGCCTATAAGCTCTTTGCTGGTCGTCAATATGACGAACTTCCCGCCCAGGGACGTCTCAGTTCTACCCAGTTGACCGATCTTATCAACAGCCTGAAGGGCACCTCTAGCAGTACTACTGCCTCCTCAGCTCCTACCACTATTACTACCGTTACATCGCCCGTTTCGCCCACTACTTCTCCAACAAGTACTagtccaacaacaacaactagtACTGGTACATCCACCTCAACCTCCACCCCCACCGCCACCAGCGCCAGCAGCCGAGCCTAcaacaatgatgatgatgatgatgagtttAATGACGATGAGGATAACCAATTTGAGTACAATGGACATTTGGCCGCCTTCAATGACGAGAATGACGAAGATAATGTAAACGCTATTGCCGGAAATGCTGCCCGTGCCACACGCAACAATGCCCAACAGCGTCGTCGTATTAACAAGTTGCGCCGCAATCGTCGCCAGCAGAAGCGCCGCCAGCAGCTGCAACGCCGTCGTCGTCAACAGAACAACCAGCGTCGTCGCCAAAAGCAACGTCTACAGCAGCAGCGCCGTCGCCATCGCCAGCAATTGAACAAGCAGCGCCAGCGTCGCAATCGCCGCCAAAACTTGCGTCTGATGCAACGTTTCCGTCAGGGTAACTCCAATCGCAGGCGTCTGATCCGT cctattgcatactttaagggacGCAGTTTCCGCATTTCGGCCTATACTAATGATCACCTGCATCAGGTACATG TCGCTCGCAGCAATGGACTCAAGAGTGACAATCTAGAGGAAGACTCACTTTTGAAATTACGTCTCATTAAACGTGCAACCGATCAGGCCGAGGGTAGAAGTATTTCCCAGCTACTAAACCTGAAGGGAAGCTCATCATGCGGCACAAGCACAAGCACTAGCCCCACCTACACCACGACCGAGACATCAACGTCAGTACCTACAGCATCGACAGAAATTGCAGGTCTAATAGAGCCAGTATCTTCAAATTATGAATACTCCGACACTGAAACCGAGCGTGCCTATAACGGGGACAATGACCATCAAGGCGAGTTCAACTTTGATGATGAAAATGAGTTGGACCATAACGACGACGACAGCGATGATGAGGATGAATTCAGTGATGATAATTCCAATCAATTGGTCCGTGTTAATCACGAcaacagcggcagcagcagcagcagcaacagcaacgccATTCGGCGCTCTCGCCCCAGCAGCCACAGTAACAACGTGCAGGTATTGCAGGATCGTCTAACTGAATATGAGATCCGTCGTCAGGAGGATCGCAACAAGGAGTTGCGCAATCGTTTGCGCCGTCTTCGTCGCCGTACCCAAGAGATGCAGCGCCGCAATCGACGTGCTAATTTGGCAGCGAGACGTTATAACCAAAGCCAACGTCGCCGTTTGGCTCAACGTAACAAGAATGCCCGCCGGCGTCTGAACCGTCGCAACCGCCGCAACCAGCGCCTTAGCCAGAGAAGAAACCGTCGTAACCGTCGCCGCCGCAACTAG